A window from Peromyscus eremicus chromosome 1, PerEre_H2_v1, whole genome shotgun sequence encodes these proteins:
- the Saxo2 gene encoding stabilizer of axonemal microtubules 2 isoform X2: MRNWCLCQICTCGSDYRPYEVVKQPRHIPEEYKPKQGKIDLGTTYKRDFNPYEVQPVVKVRPVERQPVQKGKLDTVPTYKDDYRSWDIQKCELCKPEQAYHPPDVKFGNSTTFQDDYVPREIKPRQSFKPCSMVKSSVGPFHGDTSHRRDYVPHQLEVKFTRPKEVYKPTDQPFEDLTTHRNDFQGFTGESAKLCRPAHTRVTPNAQFKGSTEFRDSFQPWEIPPPKVKKVAEYVPPQGSMQLHSTSHLDYVPYQASRAVAIRPVSHRRKSNFPFQGKSTMKEDFPAWESCRQGLIKQQQQIPNPSGKFDGLSTFRSHFVPHELIPVESCKPLNAAVKSSVPLDDVTMYSIQYTPKKQEICPASYPSPPGYIFENTNSQGHKFFRKIIPAVKAF, translated from the exons ATGAGGAACTGGTGTCTGTGTCAGATTTGCACCTGCGG gTCAGATTATCGTCCTTACGAAGTAGTCAAGCAGCCTCGCCACATTCCAGAAGAATATAAACCCAAACAGGGGAAAATTGATCTTGGGACTACCTACAAGCGAGATTTTAATCCTTATGAAGTACAGCCTGTGGTAAAAGTCCGGCCTGTGGAAAGACAACCAGTTCAAAAAGGGAAGTTGGACACCGTCCCAACTTATAAAG aTGATTATAGATCTTGGGATATTCAGAAATGTGAACTGTGTAAACCAGAGCAAGCTTACCATCCCCCAGATGTGAAATTTGGAAACTCCACTACATTTCAGGATGACTATGTTCCCCGGGAGATAAAGCCTAGGCAAAGCTTCAAGCCCTGCTCTATGGTCAAGAGTTCTGTAGGCCCCTTTCATGGTGATACAAGTCATCGTCGAGATTATGTACCTCATCAGCTAGAAGTTAAGTTTACAAGGCCAAAAGAAGTTTATAAGCCTACTGACCAGCCTTTTGAGGATCTTACCACTCACCGGAATGACTTTCAGGGTTTTACTGGAGAAAGTGCAAAACTCTGCAGACCTGCCCACACAAGAGTAACCCCAAACGCTCAGTTTAAAGGAAGCACTGAATTCCGTGACAGTTTCCAACCATGGGAAATCCCACCACCCAAAGTCAAGAAAGTAGCAGAGTATGTGCCCCCTCAAGGAAGCATGCAGTTACACAGTACCAGCCATCTCGACTACGTCCCCTATCAGGCCAGCCGCGCTGTTGCTATTAGGCCAGTTTCTCACAGAAGGAAAagcaattttcctttccaaggaAAAAGCACCATGAAGGAAGATTTTCCAGCGTGGGAAAGTTGTCGTCAAGGACTTATTAAGCAGCAGCAACAGATTCCCAACCCGTCTGGAAAATTTGATGGTTTGAGCACTTTCAGATCTCACTTTGTGCCACATGAATTGATTCCAGTGGAGAGCTGCAAACCTTTAAATGCTGCTGTTAAGAGTTCGGTTCCACTTGATGATGTTACCATGTATTCTATCCAGTACACACCAAAGAAACAGGAAATCTGCCCGGCTAGCTATCCTTCTCCTCCAggttatatatttgaaaatacaaATTCCCAAGGACATAAATTCTTTCGCAAGATCATTCCTGCCGTGAAGGCTTTTTAA
- the Saxo2 gene encoding stabilizer of axonemal microtubules 2 isoform X1, giving the protein MRNWCLCQICTCGRHRCPHGSTRVYEHSGISCPTTEYLEKYPKYGNVLPPQSLKPKQEFQAYRGKMEGVTTFKSDYRPYEVVKQPRHIPEEYKPKQGKIDLGTTYKRDFNPYEVQPVVKVRPVERQPVQKGKLDTVPTYKDDYRSWDIQKCELCKPEQAYHPPDVKFGNSTTFQDDYVPREIKPRQSFKPCSMVKSSVGPFHGDTSHRRDYVPHQLEVKFTRPKEVYKPTDQPFEDLTTHRNDFQGFTGESAKLCRPAHTRVTPNAQFKGSTEFRDSFQPWEIPPPKVKKVAEYVPPQGSMQLHSTSHLDYVPYQASRAVAIRPVSHRRKSNFPFQGKSTMKEDFPAWESCRQGLIKQQQQIPNPSGKFDGLSTFRSHFVPHELIPVESCKPLNAAVKSSVPLDDVTMYSIQYTPKKQEICPASYPSPPGYIFENTNSQGHKFFRKIIPAVKAF; this is encoded by the exons ATGAGGAACTGGTGTCTGTGTCAGATTTGCACCTGCGG ACGGCATCGTTGTCCACATGGAAGCACAAGGGTTTATGAACATTCTGGCATATCTTGCCCCACAACGGAGTATTTggaaaaatatccaaaatatggcAATGTTCTTCCACCTCAGAGTCTTAAACCCAAGCAAGAATTTCAAGCATACCGTGGTAAAATGGAAGGAGTAACTACATTTAa gTCAGATTATCGTCCTTACGAAGTAGTCAAGCAGCCTCGCCACATTCCAGAAGAATATAAACCCAAACAGGGGAAAATTGATCTTGGGACTACCTACAAGCGAGATTTTAATCCTTATGAAGTACAGCCTGTGGTAAAAGTCCGGCCTGTGGAAAGACAACCAGTTCAAAAAGGGAAGTTGGACACCGTCCCAACTTATAAAG aTGATTATAGATCTTGGGATATTCAGAAATGTGAACTGTGTAAACCAGAGCAAGCTTACCATCCCCCAGATGTGAAATTTGGAAACTCCACTACATTTCAGGATGACTATGTTCCCCGGGAGATAAAGCCTAGGCAAAGCTTCAAGCCCTGCTCTATGGTCAAGAGTTCTGTAGGCCCCTTTCATGGTGATACAAGTCATCGTCGAGATTATGTACCTCATCAGCTAGAAGTTAAGTTTACAAGGCCAAAAGAAGTTTATAAGCCTACTGACCAGCCTTTTGAGGATCTTACCACTCACCGGAATGACTTTCAGGGTTTTACTGGAGAAAGTGCAAAACTCTGCAGACCTGCCCACACAAGAGTAACCCCAAACGCTCAGTTTAAAGGAAGCACTGAATTCCGTGACAGTTTCCAACCATGGGAAATCCCACCACCCAAAGTCAAGAAAGTAGCAGAGTATGTGCCCCCTCAAGGAAGCATGCAGTTACACAGTACCAGCCATCTCGACTACGTCCCCTATCAGGCCAGCCGCGCTGTTGCTATTAGGCCAGTTTCTCACAGAAGGAAAagcaattttcctttccaaggaAAAAGCACCATGAAGGAAGATTTTCCAGCGTGGGAAAGTTGTCGTCAAGGACTTATTAAGCAGCAGCAACAGATTCCCAACCCGTCTGGAAAATTTGATGGTTTGAGCACTTTCAGATCTCACTTTGTGCCACATGAATTGATTCCAGTGGAGAGCTGCAAACCTTTAAATGCTGCTGTTAAGAGTTCGGTTCCACTTGATGATGTTACCATGTATTCTATCCAGTACACACCAAAGAAACAGGAAATCTGCCCGGCTAGCTATCCTTCTCCTCCAggttatatatttgaaaatacaaATTCCCAAGGACATAAATTCTTTCGCAAGATCATTCCTGCCGTGAAGGCTTTTTAA